A region from the Bactrocera dorsalis isolate Fly_Bdor chromosome 1, ASM2337382v1, whole genome shotgun sequence genome encodes:
- the LOC109579383 gene encoding probable G-protein coupled receptor CG31760, which translates to RDQRSVKDCSTEFNFQHSNDSHSGEYSPHSTPSITHPPPTLGQAEHDLLKQFALLFGPDADVNTYYILDSDVDGDDEDTDANGSTANVHIEQTIAEINQAGSPLETTRTTPTKSVTSSMTISPESPSFTINEAHLPHIPSSSTSSSSMYAIRTPSPIRFRLLESPSSDIDGITLTEMVEVHCPPTKALDVRVNMEHLLVESQNGVGVTDEFASQNNNTSCSMSSTLTDSKTVDVRTPIVV; encoded by the coding sequence CGAGATCAGCGAAGTGtaaaagattgctcaactgaatttaattttcaacattCAAACGATAGTCATAGCGGTGAATACTCACCACATTCAACACCTTCCATAACACACCCACCGCCAACGCTCGGTCAAGCCGAGCACGATCTACTCAAACAGTTTGCTTTGCTTTTCGGCCCCGACGCCGATGTcaatacatattacatattagATTCAGACGTCGATGGTGATGACGAAGACACTGACGCCAACGGTTCGACAGCCAATGTGCATATCGAACAGACGATTGCCGAAATTAATCAGGCCGGTTCACCTTTGGAAACCACACGAACAACGCCGACAAAGAGTGTGACCAGCTCAATGACAATTTCACCAGAATCACCATCGTTTACAATTAACGAGGCGCATCTACCGCATATACCCTCTTCATCTACATCCAGCTCATCCATGTACGCCATACGCACACCATCACCGATACGATTTCGTCTATTGGAATCGCCAAGCTCCGATATCGACGGCATCACCCTTACCGAGATGGTGGAGGTACATTGTCCGCCGACGAAAGCACTCGACGTCAGAGTGAATATGGAGCATTTACTGGTTGAAAGTCAAAATGGGGTTGGCGTCACCGATGAGTTTGCGagtcaaaataataatacatccTGTTCTATGTCATCCACCCTAACCGATAGCAAAACTGTTGATGTACGAACACCGATAGTAGTTTAA